Genomic segment of Bacillus alkalicellulosilyticus:
CCTATTCATGTGAATGAGCCTAAACCACAGAGACGATTAAGAAAACCTCCTTTAGTAGATAACGTTGAGGAAATCTTATCATCTGCCGTCAATCCGGAGTTGGCTAGTACACAAGAAACTGACATTCCCTTGATAGAACCAGAAAAGAAAGGGATAGAAACTCCTCAAAACATAGAAGATACAACACACTTGTCAACTAACCATGAAAAAGAAGAACAACAAAAACCTGAAGTTATAGTTGATGAATATGACCCGCTTGCTGATATTTTTGGTGATTCTTCCAATGTTGAACCAAAAGTGAGCAAGTTATCTGAAAAAGAAGAGGAACTCATAAAAACGTTACAAAAAGAAGTGAATCAAGTTAAGAAGGAATCACATAGTGACGAAAAGACTAATGACCAAAATGACTTAAACTTCCTTTTTACTGATTATGAAGATGAAAAGTAGGTTGAACTACTCACCACTTATCAATTCTAATAGCTAATTAAAGTGGGAGATTCCTAAGAACACCAGCGTAATCGCTAGTTATGAGTTAGGCTATCCCCGTCGCACCGACGGTTAGAAGTCTTATCGCTTCATTTTTAAGATTTAATCCTGCATTACGGTCTCTTTGGTGGTGGGCTCCGCACTTGCAAGTCCACTCACGCAAACCTGGGTCTTTAACGTCTTTGTTTTTATAACCACAACTCGAGCATAGTTGAGAGCTAGGAAAGGTTTTACTTACTTCCACTACTGCTTTACCGTACCATTCAGCCTTGTATTTTAGCATGACTTTGAACTGATGCCAAGATACATCAGCAATGGCTTGAGCTGTTTTCTTATTTTTCATTAAGTTCGATACTTGTAAATTCTCAATCCCTATAACATCGTGGTTTTTGATGATATCGGAAGAGGTCTTATGCAAGAAATCTGTACGTTTGTTTTCAATTTTCTCATGAATGCGAGCTACTTTAATTCGTTGTTTATTCCAGTTGCTAGAGCCGAACACTCGTCTTGAAAGTACCTGTTGAGCCTTTACTAATTTTTGCTCTAACTCCTTATAATAACGGTTGTTTTTGTATTTGGTTCCATCTGCAAGAATTGCGAAGTCTTTTAGGCCTAAATCAACGCCGGTACTAGAGTTTGTCTTTGGTAAAGGCATGACCTCTGTTTCA
This window contains:
- the tnpB gene encoding IS200/IS605 family element RNA-guided endonuclease TnpB codes for the protein MLVKKSFKFRIFPNPRQIELINKTIGCSRFVFNFFLSKQKEKEAYWYIVENMTQNGQLPSNNWKSEFFNKYDSIKAVRQLKEHYAFLKEVDSISLQKSVENLADSYQRYYKKQNNAPKFKSKKNKVHTYTTKQTNGNIAVHEKYIKLPKLGLVRFAKSREVEGRIINATIRRKPSGRYFVAIVTETEVMPLPKTNSSTGVDLGLKDFAILADGTKYKNNRYYKELEQKLVKAQQVLSRRVFGSSNWNKQRIKVARIHEKIENKRTDFLHKTSSDIIKNHDVIGIENLQVSNLMKNKKTAQAIADVSWHQFKVMLKYKAEWYGKAVVEVSKTFPSSQLCSSCGYKNKDVKDPGLREWTCKCGAHHQRDRNAGLNLKNEAIRLLTVGATGIA